From one Bradyrhizobium sp. Ash2021 genomic stretch:
- a CDS encoding alpha/beta fold hydrolase has translation MTTVIQMPHAERATSSVIALHCSLGSGRQWSKLAIELGGRYQIITPDISGYGDSRGPATLPSTLAQEVELLAARLDEARGPIHLIGHSYGGAVAFKIATCSPYARRVRSLTLIEPVLPTLLRDVAADRRLHDRFEHLMQEVCEDMFNGLAMEAIDKFTAFWNGSGPPAQLSDDARLHLIAHADKLPFEFTSLFAEADIAAAAATLRVPTLLVSGGLSPYLTQRVVGRLMTIIGGAEIRHLTGAGHMLPITHAATINPEIVAHIAQAEQGAGMSLAAG, from the coding sequence ATGACGACAGTGATTCAAATGCCTCATGCCGAGCGCGCCACCAGTTCCGTGATCGCGCTGCATTGCTCGCTCGGGTCGGGGCGGCAGTGGAGCAAGCTCGCCATCGAACTCGGCGGCCGCTACCAGATCATCACCCCCGATATTTCGGGCTACGGCGACAGTCGCGGCCCGGCCACGCTGCCGAGCACGCTGGCGCAGGAGGTCGAACTGCTGGCCGCGCGCCTCGACGAGGCCAGGGGCCCGATCCACCTGATCGGCCACTCCTATGGCGGCGCGGTCGCGTTCAAGATCGCGACCTGTTCGCCCTATGCGCGCCGCGTGCGCAGCCTGACCTTGATCGAGCCGGTGCTGCCGACGCTGCTGCGCGACGTGGCCGCGGACCGGCGGCTGCACGACCGCTTCGAGCACCTCATGCAGGAGGTGTGCGAGGACATGTTCAATGGCCTCGCGATGGAGGCGATCGACAAGTTCACCGCGTTCTGGAACGGCTCCGGCCCGCCGGCGCAACTGTCCGACGACGCCCGCCTGCACCTGATCGCGCACGCCGACAAGCTGCCGTTCGAATTCACCAGCCTGTTCGCCGAAGCCGACATAGCGGCCGCGGCCGCCACCCTGCGGGTGCCGACGCTCCTGGTGTCGGGCGGCCTGTCGCCCTACCTCACCCAGCGCGTTGTCGGCCGGCTCATGACCATCATCGGCGGCGCGGAGATCCGGCATCTGACGGGCGCCGGCCACATGCTGCCCATCACGCATGCGGCGACCATCAATCCGGAGATCGTCGCGCATATCGCGCAGGCCGAGCAAGGCGCGGGGATGTCGCTGGCGGCGGGGTGA
- a CDS encoding adenylate/guanylate cyclase domain-containing protein, producing MNGVKDKIWFLREGLFAKYVIALVGLVVFVLAVNGALETWISYRGIKSSLTDAMSEKAEATERRIEQSMADLERQIGWVTRASSTKIEDRRADYAQLLSQVPWVSQLSQISGNGRETLRLSRQGGVSYGSNLDFSRDATFTETRARGTSFAPAYFRDEQPFMSIAVSHSGFNAGITVAEIDLRFLSDFLGDAQVGKAAFAYIVDAKGQVLASSTKGPEIGKDLSGLPQVAALLAPDGVPLASGTDADGQSVLTTSSAVPKLGWNVFFEQPTAQALSPIRDQLVRIALLIGLGLVVAIIAGSVLARRMLVPITALRAGARRLGAGEFDHRIDVHTSDELEELATQFNSMAGQLAETYSDLEWKVKERTRDLAQSINELKVLEEVGRAVSSSLDLNAVLPTVAARALEITHADAVLIYGYDAANHQFNLTEAIGIDKSAEGGHLAIDEDGSPLGEAAARAEPIAIPNLDASADHPLREAAVAAGFHSVLVVPLVDQKGVLGSLVVLRKNAGEFSENLIGLMKTFAHQSVLAMRNARLFSEVDHKSRELETANSTVRQQADKLQEQTDQLKDWNKSLEQRVETQLGEIERIRRLERFLAPQVAHLIASSDSHEGLLDSHRREVTVVFCDLRGFTAFTEQTEPEEAMNVLREYHAALGELIFKYEGTLDKYAGDGVMILFNAPIQFEDHTKRAVKMAVEMRDSIGPLTERWRNRGHNLGFGIGIALGYATLGQIGFEHRLEYAAIGSVTNLASRLCDEAKANQIVVSRRVLGMVEAFVEARPIDDLNLKGFNHPVLAAEILRWREVADNVVAVPARERRRIQ from the coding sequence ATGAACGGGGTCAAGGACAAAATCTGGTTCCTGCGCGAAGGCCTGTTCGCCAAATACGTCATCGCGCTGGTCGGCCTCGTCGTGTTCGTGCTGGCCGTCAACGGCGCGCTGGAAACCTGGATCAGCTATCGCGGCATCAAGAGCTCGCTGACGGATGCGATGTCGGAAAAGGCCGAGGCGACGGAACGGCGGATCGAGCAGTCGATGGCCGACCTCGAGCGGCAGATCGGTTGGGTGACGCGCGCCTCCTCCACCAAGATCGAAGATCGCCGCGCCGACTATGCGCAGCTCTTGAGCCAGGTGCCGTGGGTCAGCCAGCTCTCCCAGATCAGCGGCAACGGCCGCGAAACGCTGCGGCTGTCGCGCCAGGGCGGCGTCTCGTACGGCAGCAATCTGGATTTTTCCCGCGACGCCACCTTCACCGAAACCCGCGCCCGCGGCACCAGTTTTGCGCCGGCCTATTTCCGGGACGAGCAGCCGTTCATGTCGATCGCGGTGTCGCATTCCGGCTTCAATGCCGGCATCACCGTCGCCGAAATCGACCTCCGCTTCCTGTCGGACTTTTTGGGCGATGCGCAGGTCGGCAAGGCCGCCTTCGCCTATATCGTCGATGCCAAGGGCCAGGTGCTTGCAAGCTCGACCAAGGGCCCCGAAATCGGCAAGGATCTCTCGGGCCTGCCGCAGGTTGCAGCCCTGCTGGCGCCTGATGGCGTGCCGCTGGCCTCGGGCACCGATGCCGATGGCCAGTCGGTGCTCACCACCTCGAGCGCGGTGCCGAAACTCGGCTGGAACGTGTTCTTCGAGCAGCCCACGGCGCAGGCGCTGTCGCCGATCCGCGATCAACTGGTGCGGATCGCGCTGTTGATCGGCCTCGGCCTCGTGGTCGCGATCATCGCAGGTTCCGTGCTGGCGCGGCGGATGCTGGTGCCGATTACGGCGCTGCGCGCCGGCGCGCGGCGGCTCGGCGCCGGTGAATTCGACCACCGCATCGACGTGCATACTTCCGACGAACTGGAAGAGCTCGCCACCCAGTTCAACAGCATGGCCGGGCAGCTTGCCGAAACCTATTCCGACCTCGAATGGAAGGTGAAGGAGCGGACCCGGGATCTGGCGCAGTCGATCAACGAACTCAAGGTACTCGAGGAAGTCGGCCGCGCGGTTTCCTCCTCGCTCGATCTCAACGCCGTGCTGCCGACGGTCGCCGCCCGCGCGCTCGAAATCACCCACGCCGACGCGGTGCTGATCTACGGCTATGACGCCGCCAACCATCAATTCAACCTGACCGAAGCGATCGGCATCGACAAATCGGCCGAAGGCGGGCACCTCGCCATCGACGAGGACGGCAGCCCGCTCGGCGAGGCCGCCGCGCGCGCCGAGCCGATCGCGATCCCCAATCTCGACGCCAGCGCAGATCATCCGCTGCGCGAAGCGGCGGTGGCGGCCGGTTTCCATTCGGTGCTGGTGGTGCCGCTGGTCGACCAAAAGGGCGTGCTGGGATCGCTGGTGGTGCTGCGCAAAAATGCCGGCGAATTTTCCGAAAACCTGATCGGGCTGATGAAGACTTTTGCCCACCAATCGGTGCTGGCGATGCGGAATGCGCGGCTGTTCTCCGAAGTCGACCACAAAAGCCGGGAACTGGAAACCGCGAACTCGACCGTGCGCCAGCAGGCCGACAAGCTGCAGGAGCAGACCGACCAGCTCAAGGACTGGAACAAATCGCTGGAGCAGCGGGTCGAGACGCAATTGGGCGAAATCGAACGCATCCGCCGGCTCGAGCGTTTCCTGGCGCCGCAGGTGGCGCATCTGATCGCCTCCTCCGACAGCCATGAAGGGCTGCTCGACAGCCACCGCCGCGAGGTGACGGTGGTGTTCTGCGACCTGCGCGGCTTCACCGCGTTCACCGAGCAGACCGAGCCGGAAGAGGCAATGAACGTGCTGCGCGAATATCACGCCGCCCTCGGCGAACTGATCTTCAAATATGAGGGCACGCTCGACAAATATGCCGGCGACGGCGTGATGATCCTGTTCAACGCGCCGATCCAGTTCGAGGACCACACCAAACGGGCGGTGAAGATGGCGGTGGAGATGCGCGACAGCATTGGCCCGCTGACCGAGCGCTGGCGCAACCGCGGCCACAATCTCGGCTTCGGCATCGGCATCGCGCTCGGCTATGCCACGCTCGGCCAGATCGGTTTCGAGCATCGGCTCGAATACGCCGCGATCGGCAGCGTCACCAACCTGGCCTCACGGCTGTGCGACGAAGCCAAGGCCAACCAGATCGTGGTGAGCCGCCGCGTCCTCGGCATGGTCGAGGCGTTTGTCGAGGCCCGGCCGATCGACGATCTCAACCTGAAAGGTTTCAATCATCCGGTGCTGGCGGCGGAGATTCTGCGCTGGCGCGAGGTTGCGGACAATGTCGTCGCGGTCCCCGCCCGGGAACGCCGCCGAATACAGTGA
- a CDS encoding class I SAM-dependent methyltransferase produces MAATTATAMNPTPSATPAPDLAALKTKQQAAWTSGNYAIIGTTLQIVGEELCEALDLKSGSKVLDVAAGNGMASLAAARRWCEVTSTDYVPALLERGRARATAEGMEIEFREADAENLPFADNSFDSVISTFGVMFTPNQDKAAAELLRVCKPNGSIGLANWTPDGFIGQVFKTLGKYLPPPAGAKSPALWGTRGRLGEMFDAGASSVKAQPRLFNFRYRSPDHFLDVFKTYYGPVLKAFAALDAGKQEELRNDLHALLVRMNRATNGSLVVPSEYLEVVITKR; encoded by the coding sequence ATGGCCGCCACGACCGCAACCGCAATGAATCCAACCCCTTCTGCCACCCCCGCCCCCGACCTTGCCGCGCTCAAGACGAAGCAGCAGGCGGCCTGGACGTCGGGCAATTATGCCATCATCGGCACCACGCTGCAGATCGTCGGCGAGGAACTCTGCGAGGCGCTCGACCTCAAATCCGGCTCGAAGGTGCTGGACGTCGCCGCCGGCAACGGCATGGCGAGTCTGGCCGCGGCGCGGCGCTGGTGCGAGGTCACTTCGACCGATTACGTGCCGGCGCTGCTCGAGCGCGGCCGCGCCCGCGCCACAGCCGAAGGCATGGAGATCGAATTCCGCGAGGCGGACGCCGAGAACCTGCCGTTCGCCGACAACAGTTTCGACAGCGTGATCTCCACCTTCGGCGTGATGTTCACGCCGAACCAGGACAAGGCCGCCGCCGAGCTGCTGCGGGTCTGCAAGCCCAACGGCAGCATCGGGCTCGCCAACTGGACGCCCGACGGCTTCATCGGCCAGGTGTTCAAGACGCTCGGCAAATATCTGCCGCCGCCCGCGGGCGCCAAATCGCCGGCGCTGTGGGGCACGCGTGGGCGGCTCGGCGAAATGTTCGACGCCGGCGCCAGCTCGGTGAAGGCGCAACCGCGCCTGTTCAATTTCCGCTACCGCTCGCCGGATCATTTCCTCGACGTCTTCAAGACCTATTACGGCCCGGTGCTGAAGGCGTTCGCCGCCCTCGATGCCGGCAAGCAGGAAGAGCTGCGCAACGATTTGCATGCGCTGCTCGTGCGCATGAACCGCGCCACCAACGGCAGCCTCGTCGTGCCCAGCGAATATCTCGAAGTCGTCATCACCAAGCGCTGA
- a CDS encoding winged helix-turn-helix domain-containing protein produces MQFVFANHVLDVDLRELRRDGEHVAVEPQVFDLLIYLVEHRDRVVSKDDLIATIWNGRIVSESTLTSRINAARKAVRDTGKDQGVIRTIARKGFRFVGEVRPQPGALKPRDNSPQPPEQPAEPAPPLDRRAIAVLPFANLSDDPEQAYFSEGISEDLITALSKLRWFYVVARNSSFIYKGKSVHLKQIGEELGVGYVVEGSVRKDGDQVRITAQLNDVVTGSQIWAERYDRNLADVFAVQDEITQAVVAAIEPQLYAAENFRARRKAPDNMDAWDLVMRALSHYWRVTRQDNLVAQALLEKAINVDPGYGQALGLLAASHIFSAHMGWAAMPKAIPIAERAALAAIRADSEDAWAHYALGSVYLFNRRFEDSLAEFELALRLNPNFSPARGYYGVALAYCGRWEEGDRAARQALRFSPRDPFAAIYCGVAAYSQFVGRHYEEAIRLSREALRQRSDFVGAHRVLTAAAALAGRDDVAKAALQELRRAQPNISLAWIASEMPFQCDTERQHYLSGFRRAGLS; encoded by the coding sequence GTGCAATTTGTCTTCGCCAACCATGTGCTTGATGTCGATCTCCGCGAGCTGCGCCGGGATGGCGAGCACGTGGCCGTCGAGCCGCAGGTGTTCGATTTGCTGATCTATCTGGTCGAACATCGCGATCGCGTCGTCAGCAAGGACGATCTGATTGCGACGATCTGGAACGGCCGGATCGTGTCCGAATCGACGCTGACGTCCCGGATCAACGCGGCGCGCAAGGCGGTCCGCGATACCGGCAAGGATCAGGGCGTGATCCGCACCATCGCGCGAAAGGGCTTTCGCTTTGTCGGCGAGGTGCGCCCGCAGCCGGGCGCGCTCAAGCCGCGCGACAATTCGCCTCAGCCGCCGGAGCAGCCGGCCGAACCGGCGCCGCCGCTCGATCGCAGGGCGATCGCGGTGCTGCCGTTCGCCAATCTGAGCGACGATCCCGAGCAGGCCTATTTTTCCGAAGGCATCAGCGAGGACCTGATCACCGCGCTGTCGAAACTGCGCTGGTTCTACGTGGTCGCGCGCAATTCCTCGTTCATCTACAAGGGCAAGTCGGTCCATCTGAAACAGATCGGCGAAGAGCTCGGGGTCGGCTATGTGGTCGAGGGCAGCGTCCGCAAGGACGGCGACCAGGTGCGGATCACGGCGCAGCTCAACGACGTCGTCACCGGCAGTCAGATCTGGGCGGAGCGCTACGACCGCAATCTCGCCGATGTGTTCGCGGTGCAGGACGAGATCACCCAGGCCGTGGTCGCCGCGATCGAGCCGCAACTCTACGCCGCCGAGAATTTTCGTGCCCGCCGCAAGGCGCCGGACAATATGGACGCCTGGGACCTGGTGATGCGCGCGCTGTCGCATTACTGGCGGGTGACGCGGCAGGACAATCTGGTGGCGCAGGCGCTGCTGGAAAAAGCCATCAACGTCGATCCCGGCTACGGCCAGGCGCTCGGACTGCTCGCGGCGAGCCACATCTTCAGCGCGCATATGGGCTGGGCGGCGATGCCGAAGGCGATCCCGATTGCGGAGCGCGCCGCATTGGCGGCGATTCGCGCCGACTCCGAGGATGCCTGGGCGCACTATGCGCTGGGCAGCGTCTATCTGTTCAACCGCCGGTTCGAGGATTCCCTCGCAGAGTTCGAGCTGGCGCTGCGGCTCAATCCCAATTTTTCGCCCGCCCGCGGCTATTACGGCGTGGCCCTTGCCTATTGCGGGCGCTGGGAGGAGGGCGACCGCGCCGCGCGGCAGGCGTTGCGGTTCTCACCGCGCGATCCCTTTGCCGCGATCTATTGCGGCGTCGCGGCCTATTCGCAGTTCGTCGGCCGTCATTACGAGGAAGCCATCCGGCTGTCGCGCGAGGCGCTGCGGCAGCGCAGCGATTTTGTCGGCGCGCACCGGGTGTTGACCGCGGCGGCAGCGCTGGCGGGCCGGGATGATGTCGCGAAAGCAGCGCTGCAGGAGCTGCGCCGCGCCCAGCCCAATATTTCGCTGGCCTGGATCGCCAGCGAAATGCCGTTCCAATGCGACACCGAGCGCCAGCATTACTTAAGCGGATTCCGGCGCGCGGGCTTGAGCTGA